From a region of the Marispirochaeta aestuarii genome:
- a CDS encoding PAS domain-containing protein: protein MSLQKHDEELLVFREMVEHANDGMLLIEDEIIIECNPAVCLLYGLSRDDLVGRHPGTLSPEYQKNGRKSIEYSRELMADAMAGRARHFLWQHLRSDGTVFTAEISLNPAKTVRLSEGKEVKRYVSVFRDVTRSIEAERALEESEQRFRRLFELAPVALALLSLDGAL, encoded by the coding sequence ATGTCCCTGCAGAAACATGACGAAGAGCTGCTTGTTTTTCGAGAGATGGTGGAGCATGCCAACGACGGTATGCTCCTGATAGAAGATGAAATAATTATCGAGTGCAATCCTGCGGTTTGTCTTCTCTATGGTCTGTCCCGTGATGATCTTGTAGGACGGCATCCGGGAACCCTCTCCCCGGAATATCAGAAAAACGGACGGAAATCCATCGAGTATTCCCGGGAATTGATGGCGGATGCCATGGCGGGCAGGGCCAGGCATTTTCTGTGGCAGCATCTCAGGTCCGACGGCACTGTTTTTACCGCAGAGATCTCCCTGAACCCGGCGAAAACGGTGCGTCTGTCCGAGGGTAAAGAGGTAAAACGCTACGTCTCCGTATTCCGGGATGTAACCCGCAGCATAGAAGCGGAGCGGGCCCTGGAGGAGAGCGAACAGCGTTTCCGCCGGCTCTTTGAGCTGGCTCCTGTGGCCCTTGCTCTTTTATCTCTGGATGGGGCATTGTAG